A genome region from Thalassococcus arenae includes the following:
- a CDS encoding sugar ABC transporter permease, which translates to MTDTTQGSAAAKDKGDGALTRFLRATELDTRLLGMLAALALIWVGFHMYGALVNGFGAFLTPRNLWNLSVQTSSIGIMACGMVLVIVTRHIDLSVGSVLGFCAIIMGVTQVWILPQWLGLGHPLIWIIAVIVGMIVGTMIGALHGWLIAYRGIPAFIVTLGGLLVWRGAAFLVARGETISPVDSTFQLLGGGPYGAIGATGSWIVGLVGCAAVVALVLFGRRQRRKFEFPLRPVWADSFIAALGCAALVGAVLLVNSYPWPRGIVRQYAQAEGIEIPEGGLFISHGFAIPVLILVTVVIIMTFIMSRTRFGRYVYAIGGNPEAAALSGINTKWMTVKIFAVMGLLTGLSATVASARLGSATNALGTLDELYVIAAAVIGGTSLAGGMGTIYGAVLGALVMQSLQTGMVLIGFDAAIQQIVVGSVLVLAVYLDNLYRRGGKA; encoded by the coding sequence ATGACCGACACCACGCAAGGCAGCGCAGCCGCGAAGGACAAGGGCGATGGCGCCCTGACCCGCTTCCTGCGCGCCACCGAACTCGACACCCGCCTGCTGGGCATGCTGGCCGCGCTGGCGTTGATCTGGGTGGGCTTTCACATGTATGGCGCGCTGGTCAACGGGTTCGGCGCGTTCTTGACACCGCGCAACCTGTGGAACCTCAGCGTGCAGACCTCGTCCATCGGGATCATGGCCTGCGGCATGGTCCTGGTCATCGTTACCCGGCATATCGACCTGTCGGTCGGCTCGGTTCTGGGTTTCTGCGCGATCATCATGGGCGTCACGCAGGTCTGGATCCTGCCGCAATGGTTGGGCCTGGGCCATCCGCTGATCTGGATCATCGCGGTCATCGTGGGGATGATCGTCGGCACGATGATCGGCGCGCTGCATGGCTGGCTGATCGCCTATCGCGGCATTCCGGCCTTCATCGTCACGCTGGGCGGCTTGCTGGTCTGGCGCGGCGCGGCCTTTCTGGTGGCCCGCGGCGAAACCATCAGCCCGGTGGATTCCACCTTTCAATTGCTGGGCGGCGGACCCTATGGCGCCATCGGCGCCACCGGCAGCTGGATCGTCGGCCTGGTCGGCTGCGCCGCGGTCGTCGCCCTGGTGTTGTTCGGCCGCCGCCAACGCCGCAAGTTCGAATTTCCGCTGCGCCCGGTCTGGGCCGACAGCTTCATCGCCGCGCTTGGCTGCGCCGCGCTGGTCGGCGCCGTGCTGCTGGTCAATTCCTATCCCTGGCCGCGTGGCATCGTGCGCCAATACGCCCAGGCCGAAGGCATCGAGATCCCCGAGGGCGGGCTGTTCATCAGCCACGGCTTCGCCATCCCGGTTCTGATCCTGGTGACCGTGGTCATCATCATGACCTTCATCATGTCGCGCACTCGGTTCGGCCGCTATGTCTATGCCATCGGCGGCAACCCCGAGGCGGCGGCGCTGTCGGGCATCAACACCAAGTGGATGACGGTCAAGATCTTTGCCGTCATGGGCCTGCTGACCGGCCTGTCGGCCACCGTCGCCTCGGCCCGTCTGGGTTCGGCCACCAACGCGCTCGGCACGCTGGACGAACTTTACGTCATCGCCGCCGCGGTGATCGGCGGCACATCGCTGGCCGGTGGCATGGGCACGATCTATGGCGCGGTGCTGGGCGCGCTGGTGATGCAATCGCTGCAGACCGGCATGGTGCTGATCGGCTTCGACGCGGCGATCCAGCAGATCGTCGTCGGGTCGGTTCTGGTGCTGGCGGTCTATCTCGACAATCTCTACCGCCGCGGCGGCAAGGCATGA
- a CDS encoding ATP-binding cassette domain-containing protein → MSTKQTPLVELKDISIAFGGIKAVDHVSIDLYPGEVVGLLGHNGAGKSTLIKILSGAYQKDSGEIWINGELADIQSPRDARRYNIETIYQTLALADNLDAPSNLFLGRELTTPLGLIDDAKMEAETRKIMARLNPNFKKIKVPVSALSGGQRQSVAIARAVYFNARILIMDEPTAALGVHETQMVADLIQELKKQGLGIFLISHDTREMMDLCDRVSVMKNGQLVGTERVEDVTEDDILSMIILGKNPRDAAA, encoded by the coding sequence ATGAGCACCAAGCAAACTCCGCTGGTCGAACTAAAGGACATCTCGATCGCCTTCGGCGGCATCAAGGCGGTCGACCACGTGTCGATCGACCTGTATCCCGGCGAAGTCGTGGGCCTTCTGGGCCATAACGGCGCGGGCAAGTCGACGCTGATCAAGATCCTGTCGGGCGCCTATCAGAAGGATTCCGGCGAGATCTGGATCAATGGCGAGTTGGCCGACATCCAGAGCCCCCGCGACGCCCGGCGCTACAACATCGAGACGATCTATCAAACGCTGGCGCTGGCCGACAACCTCGATGCGCCGTCGAACCTGTTCCTGGGCCGCGAGCTGACAACGCCTCTGGGCCTGATCGACGATGCCAAGATGGAGGCCGAGACCCGCAAGATCATGGCGCGGCTGAACCCCAACTTCAAAAAGATCAAGGTGCCGGTCAGCGCGCTGTCTGGCGGTCAGCGGCAATCGGTGGCCATCGCGCGGGCGGTCTATTTCAACGCGCGCATCCTGATCATGGACGAACCGACCGCCGCGCTTGGCGTGCACGAGACGCAGATGGTGGCCGACCTGATCCAGGAACTGAAGAAACAAGGGCTGGGTATCTTCCTCATCAGCCACGACACCCGCGAGATGATGGATTTGTGTGACCGGGTCAGCGTGATGAAAAACGGCCAGCTGGTCGGTACCGAGCGGGTCGAGGACGTGACCGAGGACGACATCCTGTCGATGATCATCCTGGGCAAGAACCCGCGCGACGCGGCGGCATGA
- the xylB gene encoding xylulokinase: MYIGLDLGTSGLKAVLVDAGQAVLAEASAPLTVSRPQSGWSEQDPSAWIAAADAAMAALGARIDLSAVKAIGLSGQMHGATLLDAEDRVLRPCLLWNDTRASQQAAAMDADPRFRAITGNIVFPGFTAPKVAWVQANEPDIAGRIARVLLPKDYLRLHLTGEAVSEMSDAAGTSWLDVGARDWSDALLDETGLDRSAMPGLVEGSEPSGTLRDALAAKWGLPKGVIVAGGGGDNAATAVGLGVVAAGDGFVSLGTSGVLFAACDAFQPDPATAVHTFCHALPGTWHQMGVILAATDALNWLSRVLDRSPAALTAELGAPTAPGPVTFLPYLGGERTPHNDAAIRGAFTGLEHATDAADLTRAVLDGVAFAFRDCLDALAATGTRLDRLIAAGGGSKSDTWVRTIANALDLPIDLPQAGDFGAAFGAARLAMLAAGADVEMTRPAIAAQVAPDDGLRGAYAEAQERYRATYRDLKGSKT; encoded by the coding sequence ATGTATATCGGGCTCGATCTAGGCACGTCGGGTCTGAAAGCCGTTCTTGTCGACGCGGGGCAGGCAGTGCTTGCCGAGGCATCCGCGCCCCTGACGGTCAGCCGTCCGCAAAGCGGCTGGTCGGAACAGGACCCGTCGGCCTGGATCGCGGCGGCGGATGCGGCGATGGCGGCGCTTGGCGCCCGGATCGACCTGTCGGCGGTCAAGGCCATCGGGCTGTCCGGCCAGATGCATGGCGCGACGCTGCTGGACGCGGAAGACCGGGTGCTGCGGCCCTGCCTTCTGTGGAACGATACACGGGCATCGCAACAGGCTGCCGCGATGGATGCCGATCCTCGGTTCCGCGCGATCACCGGCAATATCGTCTTTCCCGGCTTCACCGCGCCCAAGGTAGCCTGGGTGCAGGCGAACGAACCGGATATCGCAGGGCGGATCGCCCGCGTGCTTTTGCCCAAGGATTACCTGCGCCTGCACCTGACCGGCGAGGCGGTGTCCGAGATGTCGGATGCCGCCGGCACGTCCTGGCTGGATGTCGGCGCGCGCGACTGGTCCGACGCGCTGTTGGACGAAACCGGGCTGGACCGCAGCGCCATGCCGGGGCTGGTCGAAGGGTCCGAACCTTCAGGCACTTTGCGCGACGCGCTGGCCGCGAAATGGGGTTTGCCCAAGGGCGTGATCGTTGCCGGCGGCGGTGGCGACAATGCGGCGACTGCCGTGGGATTGGGCGTTGTGGCCGCGGGTGACGGGTTCGTATCGCTGGGCACGTCGGGCGTGCTTTTCGCAGCCTGCGACGCATTCCAGCCCGACCCGGCCACCGCGGTGCACACGTTCTGCCACGCCCTGCCCGGCACGTGGCACCAGATGGGCGTGATCCTGGCCGCGACCGATGCGCTGAACTGGCTGTCCCGGGTGCTGGATCGCAGCCCGGCGGCGCTGACCGCAGAGCTCGGCGCACCGACAGCGCCCGGACCGGTGACTTTCCTGCCCTATCTGGGCGGCGAACGGACGCCGCATAACGACGCCGCCATCCGCGGCGCCTTCACCGGCCTCGAACACGCCACCGACGCCGCCGACCTGACCCGCGCGGTGCTGGACGGCGTGGCTTTTGCGTTCCGCGATTGCCTGGATGCGCTGGCCGCCACGGGAACGCGGCTTGACCGGCTGATCGCGGCGGGCGGCGGATCGAAATCAGACACCTGGGTGCGGACCATCGCCAACGCGCTGGATCTGCCCATCGACCTGCCGCAAGCGGGCGATTTCGGCGCCGCCTTCGGCGCTGCGCGGCTGGCCATGCTGGCCGCGGGCGCGGATGTCGAAATGACCCGCCCGGCCATCGCCGCGCAGGTCGCACCCGACGACGGTCTGCGCGGCGCTTACGCCGAGGCGCAGGAACGCTACCGCGCCACCTATCGCGACCTGAAAGGATCCAAGACATGA
- a CDS encoding ROK family transcriptional regulator, whose translation MNLSVKDRPDSAARGCGPSLAPLSDPSIPPRQKVLDLVRSMGAVPRVEIARALEISPGTVTALSSDLIGAGYLQEVEGGARESGRGRPPVSLAVVPDAVRVIGIKLSDLRHAATMMNFAGEQIHQVSLAADGRDADPSHVVDRIDRLVTALLVETGTPRDDIRAVGIGLPGLVETVTGSVNWSPLLNSRSVPLARMIRDRLGIETVLENDANLLTLAELWFGKGRAMNNFCVVTIENGIGMGFVLNNRLFRGARGLGMEIGHTKVQLDGALCRCGRRGCLEAYLADYALVREATTALRGDTPDPLNPDETVKRLYEEAKAGNKAARSIFLRASRYLALGLSNVMQLFDPERIIITGERLTFDYFYSEGVLEEMLSMTLDVERFRDRVEVHAWKDPVWALGAGALALSTATSQAMAAL comes from the coding sequence TTGAACCTATCGGTAAAGGACCGTCCCGACAGCGCCGCGCGGGGCTGCGGACCATCGCTCGCGCCCTTGTCGGACCCGTCCATTCCGCCCAGGCAGAAGGTGCTCGACCTCGTCCGGTCGATGGGCGCCGTGCCGCGGGTCGAGATCGCGCGCGCGCTGGAAATCAGCCCCGGAACGGTCACGGCCCTGTCTTCCGATCTGATCGGCGCGGGCTACCTGCAAGAGGTCGAGGGCGGTGCGCGCGAAAGCGGGCGGGGCCGTCCGCCGGTGTCGCTGGCGGTGGTTCCGGATGCGGTCCGGGTGATCGGGATCAAGCTGTCCGATTTGCGCCACGCCGCCACGATGATGAATTTCGCCGGCGAGCAGATTCACCAGGTCAGCCTCGCCGCCGATGGCCGCGACGCCGACCCCTCACATGTCGTCGACCGGATCGACCGGTTGGTCACGGCGTTGCTGGTCGAAACCGGGACGCCTCGCGACGATATCCGCGCTGTCGGGATAGGCCTTCCGGGTCTGGTCGAAACGGTGACCGGGTCGGTCAACTGGTCGCCATTGCTCAACAGCCGCTCCGTGCCATTGGCCCGGATGATCCGCGACCGGCTTGGCATCGAGACCGTGCTGGAGAACGACGCCAACCTGCTGACACTGGCCGAGCTGTGGTTCGGCAAGGGGCGGGCGATGAACAATTTCTGCGTCGTCACGATCGAGAACGGAATCGGCATGGGTTTCGTGCTGAACAACCGCCTGTTCCGCGGTGCCCGCGGGCTGGGAATGGAGATCGGCCATACCAAGGTGCAGCTGGACGGCGCGCTGTGCCGCTGCGGGCGGCGCGGCTGTCTCGAGGCATATCTGGCCGACTACGCCCTGGTGCGCGAGGCGACGACGGCGTTGCGCGGCGACACGCCCGACCCCTTGAACCCGGACGAAACGGTCAAGCGGCTGTACGAAGAAGCCAAGGCCGGCAACAAGGCGGCGCGGTCGATCTTTCTGCGTGCCAGCCGCTATCTCGCGCTAGGTCTGTCGAACGTGATGCAGTTGTTCGATCCCGAACGGATCATCATCACCGGCGAACGGCTGACCTTCGATTATTTCTATTCCGAGGGCGTGCTGGAAGAAATGCTGTCCATGACACTGGATGTCGAACGATTCCGCGACCGCGTCGAGGTCCACGCCTGGAAGGATCCGGTCTGGGCACTGGGCGCGGGTGCGCTGGCGCTTTCGACGGCGACCAGTCAGGCGATGGCCGCGCTGTGA
- a CDS encoding substrate-binding domain-containing protein — MKKSVIVGAVMAAAMSTAAFAQELTVGVSWSNFQEERWKTDEAAIKAKLEELGATYVSADAQASAAKQLTDVEALIAQGADALIILAMDKDAIGPAVDKAAAEGIPVVGYDRLIEDDRTFYLTFDNKGVGRIIAETVTAAQPEGNFAIIKGDKGDPNAGFLLEGMMEVIGDDVAAGKITIVGEAFTDGWKPDNAQKNMEQILTAANNDVDAVLAQNDGMAGGAIAALSAQGLNIPVGGQDGDHAALNRVARGSQTVSVWKDSRQLGAAAAEIAVALANGTAMDAISGAVKWSGGEKGVEMNAIFLAPTPVTKDNINVVIDAGHIAKDKVCEGAMDGVAGC; from the coding sequence ATGAAGAAATCTGTGATTGTCGGCGCCGTTATGGCCGCCGCGATGTCGACCGCCGCATTCGCGCAAGAGCTGACCGTCGGCGTGAGCTGGTCGAACTTTCAGGAAGAACGCTGGAAGACCGACGAAGCCGCCATCAAGGCCAAGCTGGAAGAACTGGGCGCGACCTATGTGTCCGCCGACGCGCAGGCTTCGGCCGCCAAGCAGCTGACCGATGTCGAGGCGCTGATCGCCCAGGGCGCCGATGCGCTGATCATCCTGGCGATGGACAAGGACGCGATCGGCCCCGCCGTCGACAAGGCCGCCGCCGAAGGCATTCCGGTCGTGGGCTACGACCGTCTGATCGAGGATGACCGGACCTTCTATCTGACCTTCGACAACAAGGGTGTCGGCCGCATCATCGCCGAAACCGTGACCGCCGCGCAGCCCGAAGGCAACTTTGCCATCATCAAGGGCGACAAGGGCGACCCCAATGCCGGCTTCCTACTGGAAGGCATGATGGAAGTGATCGGCGACGATGTCGCCGCCGGCAAGATCACCATCGTCGGCGAGGCGTTTACCGATGGCTGGAAGCCCGACAACGCCCAGAAGAACATGGAACAGATCCTGACAGCCGCCAACAATGACGTCGACGCCGTGCTGGCGCAGAATGACGGCATGGCGGGCGGCGCCATCGCGGCGCTGTCGGCGCAGGGCCTGAACATTCCCGTGGGTGGTCAGGACGGCGACCATGCCGCACTGAACCGCGTGGCCCGTGGCTCCCAGACCGTGTCGGTCTGGAAAGACAGCCGTCAGCTGGGCGCCGCCGCGGCCGAGATCGCCGTGGCGCTGGCCAACGGCACCGCGATGGATGCCATTTCCGGCGCGGTGAAGTGGTCCGGCGGTGAAAAAGGTGTCGAGATGAACGCCATCTTCCTGGCGCCGACCCCGGTCACCAAGGACAACATCAACGTCGTGATCGACGCGGGTCACATCGCCAAGGACAAGGTCTGCGAAGGCGCCATGGACGGCGTTGCAGGCTGCTGA
- the xylA gene encoding xylose isomerase, with protein MTDFFAGIPKARFEGKDSANDFAFRHYDPDAVVMGKRLEDHLRFAVAWWHSFAWPGGDPFGGQTFERPWFGDTMELARLKADVAFEMFDILGVPYFCFHDADIRPEGADFAENTARLDAITDYIGTKMAAGGPKLLWGTANLFSHRRFMAGAATNPDPDVFAFAGATIKTCMDATHKLGGENYVLWGGREGYETLLNTDLKRERQQAGRMLQMVVDYKHKIGFGGTILIEPKPQEPTKHQYDYDVATVYGFLKDFGLEGEVKVNIEQGHAILAGHSFEHEIATAAALGIFGSIDMNRNDYQSGWDTDQFPNNVPEVALAYYEILRAGGFTTGGTNFDAKLRRQSLDPADLILAHIGAMDVCAAGLKAAAAMIEDGGLERMRADRYAGWDTDDARALLTRATLEHCEACVREQGINPQPRSGRQEALENWVNRFVG; from the coding sequence ATGACCGATTTCTTCGCTGGCATTCCCAAGGCGCGGTTCGAGGGCAAGGACAGCGCAAACGATTTCGCATTCCGCCACTACGATCCCGACGCGGTGGTCATGGGCAAGCGGCTGGAGGATCACCTGCGCTTTGCCGTCGCCTGGTGGCACAGCTTTGCCTGGCCCGGCGGCGATCCGTTCGGCGGGCAGACCTTCGAACGGCCGTGGTTCGGCGACACGATGGAGTTGGCGCGGCTCAAGGCCGATGTGGCGTTCGAGATGTTCGACATCCTGGGCGTGCCGTATTTCTGTTTCCACGACGCCGACATTCGTCCCGAAGGTGCGGACTTCGCCGAGAACACCGCGCGGCTGGACGCGATCACCGATTACATCGGCACCAAGATGGCGGCCGGCGGGCCCAAGCTGCTTTGGGGTACCGCGAACCTGTTCTCGCATCGCCGCTTCATGGCGGGTGCCGCGACCAATCCCGACCCCGACGTCTTTGCCTTCGCAGGGGCGACGATCAAGACCTGCATGGACGCAACGCACAAACTGGGCGGCGAGAACTATGTGCTGTGGGGCGGGCGCGAAGGCTACGAGACGCTGCTGAACACCGACCTGAAACGCGAACGCCAGCAGGCGGGCCGGATGCTGCAGATGGTCGTGGACTACAAGCACAAGATCGGGTTCGGCGGCACGATCCTGATCGAGCCGAAGCCGCAGGAGCCGACCAAGCACCAATACGATTACGACGTCGCCACGGTTTACGGGTTCCTCAAGGATTTCGGGTTGGAAGGCGAGGTCAAGGTCAACATCGAACAGGGCCATGCGATCCTGGCCGGGCATTCCTTCGAACACGAGATCGCCACGGCGGCAGCCCTTGGCATCTTCGGGTCGATCGACATGAACCGGAACGACTACCAGTCCGGATGGGACACCGACCAGTTTCCCAACAACGTCCCCGAGGTGGCGCTGGCCTATTACGAGATCCTGCGCGCCGGCGGCTTCACCACGGGCGGCACCAATTTCGACGCCAAGCTGCGGCGCCAGTCTCTGGATCCGGCCGATCTGATCCTGGCTCATATCGGCGCGATGGATGTCTGCGCCGCGGGGCTCAAGGCCGCCGCCGCGATGATCGAGGATGGCGGGCTGGAACGGATGCGGGCCGATCGCTATGCCGGCTGGGATACCGACGACGCCCGGGCCCTGCTGACCCGCGCGACGCTGGAGCATTGCGAAGCGTGCGTGCGCGAACAGGGCATCAACCCGCAACCGCGTTCGGGCCGGCAAGAGGCGTTGGAAAACTGGGTCAACCGGTTCGTTGGCTGA
- a CDS encoding efflux RND transporter periplasmic adaptor subunit — translation MAFPTRTILLSAIGLALVGGLAVTAFRTDPVPVDLATLERGPLSVTVNAEGKTRIREIYEVAAPIAGTVLRLPVKAGDPVLSGKTVVAQVEPVTSPLLDARSQAQAEAALHEAEASVRFAEAELARTQADAAYARTQLDRTTKLVDSGTVSLTQLETASQQNAIAEAAAESAAARLEMSRAALERARAMLVLPEPTDTDRSCCLAVLAPADGVVVSVTSASERPVPLGAPLMQIGDPTDLEIVVDLLSSEATRLEPGAAAKIERWGGDTALDARLRLIEPAARTVVSALGIEEQRVDAVLDFVSPRAEWAGLGEAYAVYVRIEEWRTDDALLIPLSAVFRRDGNWFTFLFQDGYAREVPLELGRRDGRFAEVLSGVEAGAQVILHPPDTIADGVLVAERELL, via the coding sequence GTGGCCTTCCCGACCCGAACCATTCTTCTTTCCGCCATCGGTCTGGCCCTGGTGGGCGGGCTGGCGGTGACGGCCTTTCGCACCGATCCGGTGCCCGTTGATCTGGCCACGCTCGAACGCGGCCCGCTCAGCGTCACCGTCAACGCCGAGGGCAAGACCCGCATACGCGAGATCTACGAGGTCGCCGCGCCGATTGCGGGAACGGTTCTGCGCCTGCCCGTAAAGGCCGGCGATCCGGTGCTCAGTGGCAAGACGGTCGTCGCACAGGTCGAACCGGTGACATCGCCTCTGCTGGATGCGCGCAGCCAGGCCCAGGCCGAGGCGGCGCTGCACGAGGCCGAAGCCTCGGTTCGTTTCGCCGAGGCGGAATTGGCCCGCACGCAGGCCGATGCAGCCTATGCCCGGACCCAGCTCGACCGCACGACCAAGCTGGTGGACAGCGGAACCGTTTCGTTGACCCAACTGGAAACCGCCAGCCAGCAGAACGCCATCGCCGAAGCGGCGGCCGAGTCGGCCGCAGCGCGGCTCGAGATGTCGCGCGCCGCGCTGGAACGCGCCCGTGCGATGCTTGTCCTTCCCGAACCCACCGACACGGACCGCAGCTGTTGTCTTGCCGTTCTGGCCCCCGCCGATGGCGTCGTGGTGTCTGTGACCAGCGCGTCGGAACGGCCGGTGCCACTGGGCGCGCCGTTGATGCAGATCGGCGATCCGACCGATCTGGAAATCGTCGTCGATCTGCTGTCGTCCGAAGCCACCCGTCTCGAACCCGGTGCGGCGGCCAAGATAGAACGCTGGGGCGGCGACACCGCGCTGGACGCCAGATTGCGGCTGATCGAACCGGCGGCACGCACTGTTGTCTCGGCGCTCGGGATCGAGGAACAGCGTGTCGATGCGGTGCTGGATTTCGTCTCGCCGCGCGCCGAGTGGGCCGGCCTGGGCGAAGCCTATGCCGTCTATGTCCGAATCGAGGAATGGCGCACCGACGACGCGCTGCTGATCCCGCTCAGCGCCGTGTTCCGCCGCGACGGCAACTGGTTCACATTCCTGTTCCAAGACGGCTATGCGCGCGAAGTGCCGCTGGAACTGGGCCGCCGCGATGGCCGTTTCGCCGAGGTTCTAAGCGGTGTCGAAGCCGGTGCACAAGTCATCTTGCATCCGCCGGACACCATCGCCGACGGCGTGTTGGTGGCCGAGCGGGAACTTCTGTGA
- a CDS encoding GH1 family beta-glucosidase, with the protein MTFKRSDLPRDFLFGAATSAYQIEGQSFGGAGPCIWDSYAATPDNVIRNEHGAIACDHYHRFEEDLDLVANGHFDAYRFSTNWSRILPEGRGTVNQEGLDFYDRLVDAQLARGLRPFLTLYHWELPSALQDVGGWTNPDIADWFADYARIVMQRIGDRVSHTATINEPICVSWIGHFIGRHAPGHRDIRDTARAMHHVLKAHGRAVSALRSDGYGDMGIVINVTHYEPVDDSRQAAIANDRADAIFNRWFLQGVFKGSYPDVALEGLGPHMPRGWEADMAEIAQPVDWLGMNYYFRTLTGPADDAWPALQHHDGDLPKTQMGWEISPEGFYKELTRCARDFSGDVPIYVTENGMANADALADGAVEDTIRTRYLDDHIGAVIRAERDGVPLKGYFAWSLLDNYEWAFGYERRFGLVHVDFDTQTRTPKASYRALRAALQRN; encoded by the coding sequence ATGACTTTCAAGCGCAGCGACCTGCCGCGGGACTTCCTGTTCGGAGCCGCTACTTCGGCCTATCAGATCGAAGGGCAGTCTTTCGGCGGCGCCGGTCCGTGCATCTGGGACAGCTATGCGGCGACACCCGACAACGTGATCCGCAACGAACATGGCGCGATTGCCTGCGACCACTACCACCGTTTCGAAGAAGACCTCGATCTGGTCGCGAACGGCCATTTCGACGCCTATCGCTTTTCGACCAACTGGTCGCGCATCCTGCCCGAAGGTCGCGGCACGGTGAACCAAGAAGGTCTGGATTTCTACGACCGCCTGGTCGACGCGCAACTGGCGCGGGGGCTCCGGCCCTTCCTGACGCTTTATCACTGGGAATTGCCAAGCGCGCTACAGGACGTGGGCGGTTGGACCAACCCCGATATCGCCGACTGGTTCGCCGATTATGCGCGCATCGTCATGCAGCGCATCGGCGACCGGGTCAGCCACACGGCGACCATCAACGAACCGATCTGCGTGTCCTGGATCGGCCATTTCATCGGCCGCCATGCCCCCGGCCACCGCGATATCCGTGATACAGCGCGGGCGATGCACCACGTGCTCAAGGCGCATGGACGGGCTGTTTCGGCGCTGCGGTCGGACGGGTATGGCGACATGGGCATCGTCATCAACGTCACCCACTACGAACCGGTCGATGACAGCCGGCAGGCCGCCATCGCCAACGATCGTGCAGACGCGATCTTCAACCGCTGGTTCCTGCAGGGCGTGTTCAAGGGCAGCTACCCCGATGTCGCGCTCGAGGGCTTGGGCCCGCACATGCCCAGGGGCTGGGAAGCCGACATGGCCGAAATCGCGCAGCCGGTGGATTGGCTGGGAATGAACTACTACTTCCGCACGTTGACCGGCCCCGCCGACGATGCCTGGCCCGCCTTGCAGCACCATGACGGCGATCTGCCGAAGACCCAGATGGGTTGGGAAATCTCGCCCGAAGGGTTCTACAAGGAACTGACCCGCTGCGCGCGCGACTTTTCCGGCGACGTGCCGATCTACGTGACGGAAAACGGCATGGCGAATGCCGACGCCCTGGCCGACGGCGCGGTCGAGGATACGATCCGCACACGATACCTGGACGACCATATCGGCGCGGTGATCCGGGCCGAACGGGACGGCGTGCCGTTGAAGGGGTATTTCGCCTGGTCGCTGCTCGACAATTACGAATGGGCCTTTGGCTATGAGCGCCGCTTCGGGCTGGTTCATGTCGATTTCGACACGCAGACACGCACGCCCAAGGCCAGCTACCGCGCCTTGCGCGCGGCGCTACAACGCAACTGA